From the Cyclopterus lumpus isolate fCycLum1 chromosome 25, fCycLum1.pri, whole genome shotgun sequence genome, the window TACTTGACTTGCTGGGAAGCTGAATAATCGATATTATAACGTGGGCGTGCAAGCTAAAGTTCTCATAACCGGATAAACACAGCACGGAATTGTTGCCTAAACGTGTCAACTAACGGGGATTATGGGAAACAACAGTACCACtgggggggtgtgtgtgaatctgtgtcTGCTCAGcgtcattgtgttttttttcgtcCTAGAAGAGAAGTTTGCTCAGGCCGTGTGCTTCCTGCTGGTGGATCTGTACCTGCTCACCTTCCAGCCGGAGAAGGCCCTCCACCTGCTGGCCGTGCTGGACAAACTCTCCGTACAAGGCAGCAACAAGAACGGCAAGGGAGAGGTAGGCTGTGAACAGAACATCTCTCTTCCTCACTGTACATTTAGATCTCTCAACAAAGACCAACACCTGGTTTTAGTCGTCACCGGTGTTTATCTGCCTCAGTGTGACGTCCAAGCGAATGTGTTAATGAAGTAAATCATCAGGGATTTGGacaattatgatgatgatgatttattaACTTACAATACCTACAGTTAATAGGCTTTGACACAAACAGGGATTTTATATCGTTGTTTAtcgaaaaaacactttttttgaaTTAATCACCATAAATGCATTTACAAGTCGGCTGCCGTCAGACTGCACTTAAAATCAGTAAAGTGTTGTATTCCGTTATCTAAGTAAAATATGTGAGATGTGCTGGGGGAGCATTCTGTTTGGGGGGGGCGTCATCGTGTCTGCAGCCACAAGCCAAATGTAACGCATGTGAACCGTTTGATTCCAGAGCAACAGTTCACACAGAGACGGAGCGAACCAGAGGGCGGAGTTCACGGCCATGATCGAGGCGGCCAAGTCAAAGATGCACCAGGCAAGAGCTCCCCCAGTCAAACGCCCCCGTGTCTCTGTTCCCCCGCTTCCTGGCTGACCTGTGGTTTCCTTTTCAGTACAAAGTGAGAGCCTACATTCAGATGAAGTCCTCCAAGGCCTGCAAGAGGGAGATCAAGTCCGTGATGAACACAGCGGGGAACGTGAGTCTCGGTGCTGCTGCGGGGAtgggagacagacggacacaacTTTGAGTCAGGAGAACGTTGTGATGCATCACATTCATTGATATTCGCTACATCTTGAAAATCTTCTCATTGGTTTGTTGAAATTCAGTACATCGATCCACGTGATTAGACACACTTCCCCTCCCccttcaacaacaacatgtctGCCGCCATGCATTCACGTGGCACAGACGTTTAGTTTTGATGTTGACTGCACAGATTCAAGGACCTTTCCATGGACTACAAAGGGTTGAACCCAAGCATAGCGAGTGAAGCCGTGTCGCCCAGCCGACACCACCCAGCTCTGACTGGAGGCCCATGTTTGTGAGGATGGTTGGTTCTAGAAGTGTccgtctctcttgtctctgatttgtgtttcctgtctcctccgGCAGTCCGCGCCCTCGCTCTTCCTCAAGAGCAACTTTGAGTACCTGAGAGGAAACTACCGGAAAGCGGTGAAGCTGCTGAACAGCTCCAACATCGCAGAGCATCCCGGACCCATCAAGACGGGTGACAAGAACCACTTTTCTCTGGGGATCTTGTTTGGCTTTAGACGGGCTGTGTCCTTTTATTGGCGGGAGAGATGTGACCGCCCCGTCGCTGTTGGATTTGATTATCTTTCTCAAATGTGCGCTTGTTTGTCCCATTCAGGCGAATGCGTTCGGTGTATGTTCTGGAACAACCTGGGCTGCATTCACTTCGCCATGGGGAAACACAACCTGGGCATCTTCTACTTCAAGAAGGCGCTGCAGGAGAACGACCACACCTGCGCACAGCTGGGAGACGGCAGCAGCGGGCAGTGTGAGTCCCATATCTGGTCACCTTTTGGAACCACGCAATCCAAACTGACGCCAGCCTGTTCTCCCAAAGGATGTTTTGAAAAATACTGTATTGATGCTTCTCTCCATGCTGATagttcgtttttttttatttgtttagaagtctatccCTCCAGTGGAATTTAAGTTTGTGACATTTAACAGCGTCTTACTCACTGGAACTACTTTCTCCTAAAGAAGCTCCAGCAAATAAACCAGTGCAACAAGGTTAAATAttttatcattttcttttcttgtgaaTCCTCTTCTAATAAGGCATGTTTTCACTCTTCCCCCTGACTGGTTTCAggaagagtttgattgacagatggttcatccaatcacctgccatgctattcttttattatttccaagtgcctgcccttttccaaacagtttctaATGACTGTTCTGATGTCCCAACAATATTTCAAAACGAGGACGAATAGCATAAAAACTATGTGCATGGAGAGATGCCGCAAAAAGGAAAATCCAAACGCGTGCcgtctgagtgtgtaacgtgTGCGTTGTCGTATGTAACGGAACCTTCTTTGTGTTCCGCAGCTAAGAAGTTCACGGGCATCCCCATGTGCGCTCTCCTCGCCAACAAGCGCTACGAGCTGCTGTACAACTGCGGCATCCAGCTGCTGCACATCGGCCGGCCTCTGGCGGCCTTCGAGTGTCTGATGGAGGCCGTGCAGGTGTACCACTCCAACCCCCGGCTGTGGCTGCGGCTGGCCGAGTGCTGCATCTCTGCCAACAAAGGGGTACGGCTTCATCCCAGTTGGTTATTCATCTAGTTTCTAGTTTATTTGAACATTTACTTTGtctttttgcatatttttaacATTTAGTTCTTTCAATGTTAATATCTGGtatgaaaacaaagagacactgaGTTATGTTGCGCATCAAAGAACCAAAAAGACATGTTATGTCTTCTACATTAGCAgtgtaatattatttaataacaGAAATGCTTCTGCCACAGTAATGATCCAGAAACTGCAACGTGCaagcgtttttttttcccctccggTGACGATTTCAAAAGACATTTGCAACGTGCATATCCAGATGAGCGTTTGAACTGGGGAGCTCCCAGTGCGTCTGTGTGAAGGTGAACATGGCTGCTCTGTTTGTTTGCAGGGCTCGGAGCAGGAGAGCAAAGGGCTACCTTGTAAGAAGGGAATCGTTCAGTCGATTGTCGGGCAGGGCTACCATCGCAAGATCGTGCTGGCATCCCAGTCCACCCAGAACACCATCTACAGGTCAGAGGCCACACTCACTGTTGCTACTGGATTGTGCTTGAGCCATGAAGCAAGAGCCGGGAGTCAATTAGCCTAGCCTAGCATAAGGACTGGAAGCCAGGGGAAATCAAAACGCACCTTTTCTTGATACTATATATgtgagacaacatgcatcagcTCTCCGTTTGAGCTTATTGATGTTTCCAATGAGTGAAACGACTTCTTTTTATAAGTCTGCATCGTTTTATCAAATGGGAATATTTTGTGTCTTGTAACTGTACATTCAAACTGTGCTATAGCTgctataacgtgtgtgtgtgtgtgtgtgtgtgtgtgtgtgtgcgcacagtGAGGGCCAGTCGGCAGCCATCCCGGTAGCCAGTATGGAGTTTGCAGCCATCTGCCTGAGGAacgctctgctgctgctcccggAGCACCAGCAGCCGGACCCCAAGACGGAGAACGGGTCCAAGAGCTCCAGCCAGTCGGGAAGCACCGAGAGCGGCAGCGAGAACAGCGACCTCTGCAGGTCGGAGAGCACCGCGAGATTTAGTGTCTCCGTTAGTCGTTTTGGTTAACGgccagccaccagggggcgatccAGATGATCTTCCCTTTTTGTTGCTGCATGACAGCTCAATataacataaatgttttttattgagtTGACGGCCGTACTGTGATGGAGGGTTCCATCGTGTGTTGTGCTGATGTCTTGCAGTGGGAAAGGTCAGGAGGCCGACAAGTTCCTGTCTGCTGCGCCATCGTCTCCTCtcagaaaacaggaagtagacaacCTCAGGTAAAGGCACTCCTCCAGGAGCATTAAAGAACCCGTAGAACCCACAGGGCTGTAATATCGTGAACTGTTTGTTGCGTAGATGCTCCATCCTGGCGTGTAGTGCTTACGTGGCGTTGGCGCTGGGAGACAACCTGATGGCTCTAAACCACGCTGAGAAACTGCTCCATCAAACCAAGGTGTCAGGCTCCCTCAAGTAAGTGCTGGGCCCGTTTCCCAAACCCAAGCTGATGGTTCCCTGGTAGCCACACTGGTATTTTCAGCAATGTCCTGCTGCCCTTTGAATCACCaagctgtcctcctcctcctctgtgtgttcaGGTTCCTGGGTCACCTCTATGCTTCTGAAGCCCTCATCTCATTGGACAGGATCTCTGACGCCATCGCTCACCTCAACCCGGAGAACGTCAGCGACGTGTCCATGGGGGTGCTGCCCAGCGAGCAGGACCAAGGTCTGCTTGTGTCCCACGCTGCTCTCCACAATgtccacttcatcctcctcctcctcctcctaatgCTTGTGTTGTTTTGGTCAACAGGCTCTGAGAAAGGAGACGAGTCCGTGGAGTCCTGTGAGTCCTgtgagtcgtgtgtgtgtgtgtgtgtgtgtgtgtgtgtgtgtgcactactACTATAACGGTGTGTGTGAACTActacaacagtgtgtgtgcactacTACAACAGTGTGTCTGCGCTACTActacaacagtgtgtgtgtgtgtgtgtgtgcaccactactactacaacagtgtgtgtgtgtgtgtgcaccactCCTActacaacagtgtgtgtgtgtgtgtgtgtgcaccactCCTActacaacagtgtgtgtgtgtgtgcaccactactactacaacagtgtgtgtgtgtgtgtgtgtgtgcaccactactactacaacagtgtgtgtgtgtgtgtgcaccactactactacaacagtgtgtgtgtgtgtgtgcaccactCCTActacaacagtgtgtgtgtgtgtgtgtgtgcaccactCCTActacaacagtgtgtgtgtgtgtgcaccactCCTACTAcaacagtgtgtgcgtgtgtgcgcgctactactactataacagtgtgtgtgtgtgtgtgtgtgtgtgtgcttacagcAGGGAAGCAGACCCCCCTGTGCTACCCCAGCAGTGTGACCTCAGCTCGGGCCATGATGCTCTTCAACCTGGGCAGCGCCTACTGTCTGAGGAGCGAGTACGAGAAGGCCCGCAAGTGTCTGCAACAGGTAACCACGACGACAGATCCGACTAAACAATATGTTGTTGGAGTGAAGGAAGAGTTCCTCAGTGCTTGTGTTGTCTCCACCAGGCGGCCTCCATGGTGAACACCAAGGAGATCCCCCCTGAAGCCATCCTGCTGGGTGTCTACCTGGAGCTACAGAACGGTCAGAACTCCACatgatggatggacggatggatacATACATGGATATGCATGGATGGATATacagatatatggatggatacaTTGATACATGGATAGatactgtatatactatatGAATGCTAAACAGTCTTTAAGATATTGTAGTAATTATGAAttgacaacaaagacaaaagtattcaaagttaataaataaataaaaaactattgcAGCTGCTTTAGGAGCTTGAACACATTTTCTGGACAGGAAGTAGTTTCCTTGTTCCGACTCCAATCGCGTTTATCTTGTGAAGTATGATCATaacgcccccccgccccccgcctgTCGTGTGTCCTCAGGCAACACCCAGCTGGCCCTGCAGATCATCAAACGGAACCAGCTGCTGCCCACGGCGGTCCAGAGGGTCTCCCCGGAGTCCCGCAAGAAACCCGTCCAGCCCTTCCAGTCCGTCCAGCCCACCCAGCTGCCCTCTCCCTTCACACAAGTTCAGCGCAAATGAGCCTCCAGAGCCGCCTCCTCCCCCCACAACacactcaccccccccccccccccccctgacgaGCCTTGGTATTTATAAAGCTGCTTCCCTTCAGCATCAGGAGCCGTTTGAAACGCCGGCTGGTAACGTGGACTGAGACCAGCTGACTGTTCATTTCCATTTGAACGAGGAATCCGTGTGTTGTctgaacaatgaaaataaattttatttactgtatgccatgtgtgactctttttttttatgattacTATATAGTAGTGTTAAAAACTAATCAATTCTCCAAAGCACTCAGTAGATGCTATTAGTTTAAGTctctaaaaaactaaacatgggACCACGCTGCAGGAGTTTGATTGGACATTGTATAGAACTATAATTTATTCCAAAGTGTATTGATGTGACCGGTGCTTTTATTTCATTAGTTGGCCTCAAACATCAGTTGCCACATCTGGGGAAGAAGCATCATCCACGACTGTGCTGAAGCTTAAAGTCCAGCTACGATCTCATGTTTCTCACTGGGAAAGAATACACaagtaaatatattatatttaatggaTATCTCGATAAACAGTCAAGTCTGACATGAGCACTTTAATTTGAGAGGAACAATCTTAACAGCTCCGACATCTTTACAAAGTCCAGACCCTGGTTCCTTTACCATCGCATACATTAGTTCTATTCACATGTGTACATAGTTGGATTTTCAGATTTAAACATCAGTCGCCACATTGATGGTTTGGAACGGAACCAATATTTCATGCTTTGTTAGTGAACAGAAAAGTATTCACTTCGGCAAacctggtttaaaaaaagaagcttagaAACCACTGATctcagctgtcaatcatatTCTCCCTTTTGGCTTCTCCACTCAGAGGATCAAGTGCTTGACAGTCAGCTTGAATTAAACGTGTTTCTAAAAGTTTCTTTGAGAATGAACTGATATGAAATCTGTGGTGACCATCtgacatcttaaaaaaaaaaaagcattggtAGAAGTTGGCTGAGCGTGTCCCTCCTGCTCAGCTCTTCCAGTCCCAGGGGACACACAGGTCCCCGTCCTGCATGACGGAGTAGAAGTGTGAAACACAGATGTGGAGGTCCTGCATGAGGAGGGGGCGCTGCTCCACCAGCCTTCTGCAGCACCGGATCATCTGGCTGGAGCTCACGCCGGCCTCCTTGGACAGACTCCTCAGAGACAGAGTCTGCAGACACAGCTTCAGTacagcctcctcctctgcctgtagcctggacacacacacacacacacagacctttaATTACCATTAAAGTGTATTTGTTCACGTTTCCCACCACTACATGGGAGTGACTCACTGGTTTTTGCGTTGGGTGAGCTGTCGGGCCTCGGAGGCGTGTCTCTGGAGGAAGACCTGCAGCTTGGGGGGATCGGCGTTGCAGGGGATGATGAAGTGCCCCATCTCATGAAGGCTGGGGCTGGAGCGGTCACTGTGACACATAATGCTCCCATTACAACTTCCAGTCTGACTCTggataaattattaaaatgtcatttattttatttagtcgGAACAAATACATCGAGAACACATGCCCGTCCCCTTTGTCAGAGTAAAGCATCAAAACCTCTcagttatccttttactttatcGGTCATCTATAGAGGCTGTTTGCATCTCGACACCCGATTCCCAAGGATTAGGAAATATTATTTACGGTAAATATGCGCTGCATTAAAagtgaggggggggtgggggggcgcgCATGTGACAGGCCAATGAGCCACTTGCTAAGAAGCACACAGCATGATGTGTTTGAGGCCCTCAGGCGGTCGTACTTCTCCAACAGCATGGTGAGCCCCTGCAGGCTCCTGGGGTGCAGGCGAAGCCGCCGGGACATCAGGCTCTTGTGGAAGGAGCTGAGGGTGCCGTAGTGCTCGGCAATGGACTGGACCGGTCTTAGCCTCTCCATGTGGACCACCTGAGTCCCACCCAGGAGAAGGCTGATCCTCTCCTTCAGCCAGTCCGTCTGCTGCTGCAGGCTGCGGTAGCCGGGCAGCTGCTCGAACAGCTGGAGACACACAGCAGGAGGTCGGGTCACACACCAGAGGAGGgaacacagagacactcacaGGGCAGGAGCATTACTTTGGTCCACTGGTGATGGACGTCCATGGTTCCCAGCATGACGTGTCCAGAGGCGTTCATCCCCGACTGGTCAGCGAACAcaacagtgtgtcctggggGGCATACGAGCATTGGTCGTAATCGTGATCTCAACATGGATCAAAGATAATGGTGCGTTTCCTCAGCAGACTCCTTACCTTGCAGGTTGACCAGGGCCTCAGGGTTCTGCTGGGACAGTCGGCTCAGACTCAGGAGCTGGCAGCACCTGTGGGACACCCCCCAGCTGCGCTGCCACCTGCAGTCATCACGGCACATGCCACAGCATTACTATCCTGTCGTGTAGCAGGAGCACGCTGAGTGGGTATTATGTACCGTCTCTTTTAGATATATTTTCATCAACTTTAATAAGTATATGCTCGTCTGTGCTGGCTTTCCACCGCAGTGAAGCCGCTGCGTGAGACGGGGAGCGTACCGAATGTCGGACAGATCAAATCTGTGACACAGTTCCTTCTTCAGTCTGTTCAGCTCGTCCCTCCGAGGAAGACTAGCGCTGTGCTTCTTCGTGGCCTCGGGCTCGTTGTTTCTCAGCCACAAGCTGGCAAAGACAAGGCAACATGAAACCAACCTGGGAGTTCTGTAAAACTACGAGGAATCAATATATTTCAGGGTGACAAACAAGAACTGTGCAATACTGTTGTTGACGTGCACAGTGCATGAGACAAGCATCCCGTGCATGTGCAGACCAGAAACTATTGGACCACAAACTGAAGACTCAATCAATCAATGATCCATATCGCTTCGTGCCAGTTGTTGGCCAACAGAATGTCACATATTCTAAAGGTCCAGTTGGTGTTTGGTTACTTTGCCTCTCAATATCAATCAATATCTCTGGAACATATTTCAAAGTAAGAGATCTTTCAGAGCGTGAGAAGAGAAGCTGAATCTccgttagcctagcttagcccGCTGTGAGTGATGCAGGTGATACTAACATGAGTCCAGGCTCCACCCTCCTggcctgctgcagctcctcctcggGGTCTCTGAACCCGGTGAAGGTGTAGTAGCTCTTGTCCCACTTGATGGGTCTGTAGAAAGGCCGCCCCGCCTCGGGTGGACTCTTGGGTGTGTCTGCACTGGCCTTCGGCCCCTTAAGGTGCCCCACGGGCAGGCTGCAGGACCTCAACACGTTGGTCACCGTGCTCTGGACGTCGCTCGAGTGCAGGGTGACGCTCACGGACCGGAACCCTGCAAACCACGATGGGAGCGTTTTAGATGGATAGAGACGCAGCGCGGGGACATTATGAGGGGCGGGGAGGGGAAGTGTACCCGAGGCCAGGAGGTCTGGCTGCACATCGCCGCTGTCCTTTGTGTCCCGGACATAAAAAGTGAGCTTCATTGGTTGGAGTGAGCGGGAGCCGGGCTTCTGCAGGCTGTCCAGGTAGCCGTTCAGCCTCTTTAAGGAGTTCTCATTCACTTCCTAGGGAACGCAACGTAAAGGAAACACGGTCTGGCATGAAAACAGGCAGAAGCATTCTTTGCATGGTGACCTTTAGTCCTGATCCTGACAGACTGTCTGTGGCCCTGTTAACACACACCATGGGGGATCCGACCACAAGGGGGCCGCTCTCAGTCCATCAGGGTTCACATTAGAACAAGAGGGACTTGGGACCGGGTGGCTACCAAAGCAGACTGCAGCGATAACCTCCACTTACATTTCATCAAACCGAAAAATTACAAGGTTATTGTTGAGTGACAGATCTGTGCTTGAAAGACAAAAAGGATGCAGTGGTACCGCCAGGTGGTGCACAGAGGTCATGGGGGCGCCTGGCGCTCTAATCAGGACCCCCTCAGAATGTGGAGTGATCGGATCTCAATGCGTCCACAACATAAAGCGGTCCATTTGTGACCTGGTACCCCACAACGCATGTGATACAAGGTCGCAGCAGGGCCCATGTGGGCGTCGCCCTGTTGCTATGGACACAGACGTGCAGCACCACCGACACGACCCAGAGCTCAACTTCACATCAGCTGTATTCATGATACACAAGAGACCAACCCGTTCTCTGGGGTATTGCCCGAAGAAGTCGGGATGGACGGCGAAATAAAGCGGCCTGAGAGCGTTGACGGCATCGGCCCCCGACAGCGCTCGCTGATGGACCAGATGTGTGGCCACATGTTTCCTCTCCAGCCTGCAGAGGAAACACGATGTGGAGGTTCACCGTTAGTCATTTAATGTTGTACGGTTCAGGGCACTGAAAGAGTTGTCCACTTTATTGCATCCACTATTCAATAAAATTCATCAAACTGAGGATGCACAACAAAACCAGGTTGAAAACACAgcttgttgtagttatagttaTATAGACGATCCTAAACCCCAGGAATGAGTCACATTGCTAAACTATTAAGTAAATGAGCTCATCAGctatttcagtgttttaaaaaggtgagaAGTTGGTTGTTCTTCAGTGTGTCCTCACTTTAATTATGTCGTTACTATTGACCTGTAGTGCACACAGGAGCTTATGTTATGATCTCGTCACGTCGCAGCGTGTCATTGTAGTTGTTCAAAGGTTACTCGTCCTAACTGTCAGTCCGCCAGTGATGTTGGGTTAGGGGCTAGTGGATAGGGGTTAAGGGCTAGTGGATAGTGGATAGGGGCATGGGGCTAATGGCTAGGGGTTAAGGTGAGGTGACCCGGATCTGCAGGTTAACACACACCAGGTCTCAGAGCAGTGCTACCTGATGGTGCATCTCAGGAGGGAGTTGACAGACATTGCAGGTGCAGGTCTAGCAGCGGTCCCCAGAAGGCATATCAGATCCTGACCTCTGCAGTCCGGTTCCAGATCACATGCCTCCACACAGCACGGCTCTCCTTCGAAGGGGCTTTGATGAAGAACTTCTGGATTAACTCCTTTGTACTCAGACTACTATCTCCTCAGAAAGCAGGTCCGAGGAGGACCAGGACCCGCTCCTCACAACAAACTCAAGCAGAAAGCAACTTGTCGCTGAGTTCCGGTTTGTTTCCGTGACTTCTCCTCAAtgacagcgggggggggggggggctgtcaggGGTGACCGTCTGTCCGGAGCAAAGTCGACATGACGTCACAGGTAAAGGTGGTTAACTTGCCCCCAGTTACTCGGTGCCCTCACCGTGGGACCGCTGCGTTACTGAGCTGCcattttcctccttcttcttcttcttctcctccgctGACCGGCCGCACCActccgccccctgctggactcAAAGAGCGTTACGgttcaatttgtatttattttaaagatattGATAGTTCCCAGAATGTCATAACCAATATTGTACCATATACACAACCTCAGCCCATACGACTGCACCTTGTGCACGTAATCCAATCAAGTtcgtttttaatattttaaaatattacttAATATTCcaccattatatatatatatatatatatatacacatatatacatacatacatatacatacacacacacatacatacaggaaGGCTGAATAGCTGGAACACGATCTTAGATCATGGGGATGATTTGTTTCACTGAGGCGTCACATTGTGCATGTGTCACAATCTCCCAATTGGGCTCAGAATATGTGTCTCAGCCTTTATCTAAGAAGCCAACCAATGCCATTGAATGTCTTAAACAATGCCGCCATGGTCCATGTGTAGTGTTACCACGATGTCGGAGGGTTACGGCCAGTGCAGACTGCAGAACCTCTTTCAATTCTTTTCAAAAAGACGTTAGCACAAGGGACACAGAAGGTGAGATTAATGCTTTAATGTTTTCACTTTTAAAGGATGAAATTGGGCTTCAACAGGACTGAGAGGGTACCTCCCACCAAACCGTCACATAGAAAAGAGCTCTCCACTTCCACTCACTACGTCTTACTTGGCAACAGTTTGGCAGTTTAGAGAGAAAAGCTCACCGGAACACACCCGATACATTGAACACTGAGCTAATGCTGGTTTATTCAAAAGGCAGTATAATCATACATTTAAGAGGCAGAATATTAAAACGTATAGTGCTCAATGGCCCAAGGATATAGTGAGGGTCCTTTTCATAATGTTCAACACTACTGTAGGTTCCCCTGAGTGGCAGTGAAAACATATAGATACAAACCCTGTGAGGTTATAAAAACACCGGGACATAAAGTAAATGCCCATTGCTGTTGTGCTCCTGTAGGTCAGAGGTCGCCTCCAGCACCTGCCTGCTGGTATTTAACAAACTCGTGAAGCCACAATAAGAGAATACAGTTTC encodes:
- the cnot10 gene encoding CCR4-NOT transcription complex subunit 10 isoform X1; the protein is MAESTEQNEAKHDNSSSPGATDQEKEMAASAYEAFSTGKHDESLKQLDALQDLNKEDYKIAMNKAVVEFYKSSQTTTGTLKQTLMAMKNQVHTSTEDMDGLDDVENSLLYYNQAIIHYHMRQYSEAIAIGERLYQFLEPFEEKFAQAVCFLLVDLYLLTFQPEKALHLLAVLDKLSVQGSNKNGKGESNSSHRDGANQRAEFTAMIEAAKSKMHQYKVRAYIQMKSSKACKREIKSVMNTAGNSAPSLFLKSNFEYLRGNYRKAVKLLNSSNIAEHPGPIKTGDKNHFSLGILFGFRRAVSFYWRERCDRPVAVGFDYLSQMCACLSHSGECVRCMFWNNLGCIHFAMGKHNLGIFYFKKALQENDHTCAQLGDGSSGQSKKFTGIPMCALLANKRYELLYNCGIQLLHIGRPLAAFECLMEAVQVYHSNPRLWLRLAECCISANKGGSEQESKGLPCKKGIVQSIVGQGYHRKIVLASQSTQNTIYSEGQSAAIPVASMEFAAICLRNALLLLPEHQQPDPKTENGSKSSSQSGSTESGSENSDLCSGKGQEADKFLSAAPSSPLRKQEVDNLRCSILACSAYVALALGDNLMALNHAEKLLHQTKVSGSLKFLGHLYASEALISLDRISDAIAHLNPENVSDVSMGVLPSEQDQGSEKGDESVESSGKQTPLCYPSSVTSARAMMLFNLGSAYCLRSEYEKARKCLQQAASMVNTKEIPPEAILLGVYLELQNGNTQLALQIIKRNQLLPTAVQRVSPESRKKPVQPFQSVQPTQLPSPFTQVQRK
- the cnot10 gene encoding CCR4-NOT transcription complex subunit 10 isoform X2, translated to MAESTEQNEAKHDNSSSPGATDQEKEMAASAYEAFSTGKHDESLKQLDALQDLNKEDYKIAMNKAVVEFYKSSQTTTGTLKQTLMAMKNQVHTSTEDMDGLDDVENSLLYYNQAIIHYHMRQYSEAIAIGERLYQFLEPFEEKFAQAVCFLLVDLYLLTFQPEKALHLLAVLDKLSVQGSNKNGKGESNSSHRDGANQRAEFTAMIEAAKSKMHQYKVRAYIQMKSSKACKREIKSVMNTAGNSAPSLFLKSNFEYLRGNYRKAVKLLNSSNIAEHPGPIKTGECVRCMFWNNLGCIHFAMGKHNLGIFYFKKALQENDHTCAQLGDGSSGQSKKFTGIPMCALLANKRYELLYNCGIQLLHIGRPLAAFECLMEAVQVYHSNPRLWLRLAECCISANKGGSEQESKGLPCKKGIVQSIVGQGYHRKIVLASQSTQNTIYSEGQSAAIPVASMEFAAICLRNALLLLPEHQQPDPKTENGSKSSSQSGSTESGSENSDLCSGKGQEADKFLSAAPSSPLRKQEVDNLRCSILACSAYVALALGDNLMALNHAEKLLHQTKVSGSLKFLGHLYASEALISLDRISDAIAHLNPENVSDVSMGVLPSEQDQGSEKGDESVESSGKQTPLCYPSSVTSARAMMLFNLGSAYCLRSEYEKARKCLQQAASMVNTKEIPPEAILLGVYLELQNGNTQLALQIIKRNQLLPTAVQRVSPESRKKPVQPFQSVQPTQLPSPFTQVQRK
- the cnot10 gene encoding CCR4-NOT transcription complex subunit 10 isoform X4, whose translation is MAESTEQNEAKHDNSSSPGATDQEKEMAASAYEAFSTGKHDESLKQLDALQDLNKEDYKIAMNKAVVEFYKSSQTTTGTLKQTLMAMKNQVHTSTEDMDGLDDVENSLLYYNQAIIHYHMRQYSEAIAIGERLYQFLEPFEEKFAQAVCFLLVDLYLLTFQPEKALHLLAVLDKLSVQGSNKNGKGESNSSHRDGANQRAEFTAMIEAAKSKMHQYKVRAYIQMKSSKACKREIKSVMNTAGNSAPSLFLKSNFEYLRGNYRKAVKLLNSSNIAEHPGPIKTGECVRCMFWNNLGCIHFAMGKHNLGIFYFKKALQENDHTCAQLGDGSSGQSKKFTGIPMCALLANKRYELLYNCGIQLLHIGRPLAAFECLMEAVQVYHSNPRLWLRLAECCISANKGGSEQESKGLPCKKGIVQSIVGQGYHRKIVLASQSTQNTIYSEGQSAAIPVASMEFAAICLRNALLLLPEHQQPDPKTENGSKSSSQSGSTESGSENSDLCSGKGQEADKFLSAAPSSPLRKQEVDNLRCSILACSAYVALALGDNLMALNHAEKLLHQTKVSGSLKFLGHLYASEALISLDRISDAIAHLNPENVSDVSMGVLPSEQDQGSEKGDESVESWKQTPLCYPSSVTSARAMMLFNLGSAYCLRSEYEKARKCLQQAASMVNTKEIPPEAILLGVYLELQNGNTQLALQIIKRNQLLPTAVQRVSPESRKKPVQPFQSVQPTQLPSPFTQVQRK
- the cnot10 gene encoding CCR4-NOT transcription complex subunit 10 isoform X3 encodes the protein MAESTEQNEAKHDNSSSPGATDQEKEMAASAYEAFSTGKHDESLKQLDALQDLNKEDYKIAMNKAVVEFYKSSQTTTGTLKQTLMAMKNQVHTSTEDMDGLDDVENSLLYYNQAIIHYHMRQYSEAIAIGERLYQFLEPFEKFAQAVCFLLVDLYLLTFQPEKALHLLAVLDKLSVQGSNKNGKGESNSSHRDGANQRAEFTAMIEAAKSKMHQYKVRAYIQMKSSKACKREIKSVMNTAGNSAPSLFLKSNFEYLRGNYRKAVKLLNSSNIAEHPGPIKTGECVRCMFWNNLGCIHFAMGKHNLGIFYFKKALQENDHTCAQLGDGSSGQSKKFTGIPMCALLANKRYELLYNCGIQLLHIGRPLAAFECLMEAVQVYHSNPRLWLRLAECCISANKGGSEQESKGLPCKKGIVQSIVGQGYHRKIVLASQSTQNTIYSEGQSAAIPVASMEFAAICLRNALLLLPEHQQPDPKTENGSKSSSQSGSTESGSENSDLCSGKGQEADKFLSAAPSSPLRKQEVDNLRCSILACSAYVALALGDNLMALNHAEKLLHQTKVSGSLKFLGHLYASEALISLDRISDAIAHLNPENVSDVSMGVLPSEQDQGSEKGDESVESSGKQTPLCYPSSVTSARAMMLFNLGSAYCLRSEYEKARKCLQQAASMVNTKEIPPEAILLGVYLELQNGNTQLALQIIKRNQLLPTAVQRVSPESRKKPVQPFQSVQPTQLPSPFTQVQRK